The genomic window GGAGGGGGCACAGGTGGAATTGGGAAGGGGAAAATAAAAGGCCGTGGGAATGGGACTGGAATAGGAATGTTAATCTGCTGCATGTTCATCTGGTTCatctggaaaacaaacaaacaaacaaacaacaaaaaaaaacaaaacagctgatTATGTTCAGGTTAATAATTGTGtgcatattttcttgtatttcttttttacACAGATACTCACCTCGTCACTATCATCTGAGCGTTTGACTCGATTCTTCTGTTCAGAAACCTACAGACACAAATTAGAAACTCTGTCGGACACGTACAAGTTCAAGCGCATAAAGCattaaacaacacaacaatagAAGAACATGTGACTCATCACTGTTGGTTTGAGATCCTTACAGGGACAGAGGAACACAACACTGCAGAGCACAAAATCACAACCAGCAGCTTCATCACTGACAGCAGCTTGAATCGTCTGtacagaggaaagaaagaaagaaagaaagaaagaacatatGCTATTTTAACATCATTATTACTTTTATTCTTCTTGTTTAAGGCATTCCTAAAGTTCTTCAAGACAGAACAAAATGTCTTACCTCAAGTCAAAGAATAATATGTAAGTTCTGGTCACTTGTTGTGTCTAATGCTTACTTTTGCAGTGGTCTGCATCTGTACAGGGTCACTTTTAAAGACAATTCAACCCCTCAGTCGTCCAATCAGCTGTCCGAGTGGGCTGTGGGTTTATATTCTTATTAACAATGTGAAATGTGGTGAAACCATGTATGTGGTGGCTCACTCTGACCACAGACAGACATGTTGGGAAACAGAAAAGGTGTTGAAACTGGATGTGGCTGATGGGCTTTATTTTATGCTGGTTTATGATAATATGTATTTAACACACATTTTATTGAGGAGTTTCACTTATACAGTCACTGACAAATAATAATTCTACTAAAATTTTAATGGTATTCCTGGGATGCCTCAAAGTAAACATATTTATGTTAGTGTCATGTCatgtaaaatgacattttcacAGTTTTTACCTAAAATGTTTGTGAAACTCATGTAAATGCAGAACAATGATCAACATTACACCTTCTTAAAGGTGAATCAAAcaagtttttttggggtttttttgttttgttttttttacaattacaCAGCTCTAATGTAAGATTATGCCAAGCTAGAAATGATCATatgaaagtaaagtaaggtaataTCATGTCACTGATGGTATAATATCTTATATATAGCACCAATGACATTCAATACCTAAAATTCAAAAAGTTAAAATTCTAAATTTCTAGATTATAATATGAAATCAgataaaatacaagtaaaaacaatGTATTTGTGGCATTTCATTTTCAAGGAtgatttattcagtttattcagcaGGTAACAGAGAAATGATTTTAGATCCACATATTTGATTCAATTAATTCCGAATAATGAGTGCGAagataaactaaaaaataataatacaactgTGGATTCTCAGTGAAACATGAAAAAGCTGACATAAATCAGTCTCTGTTACAACATTACGCTTGTGTTATAATTCACTTATCagtgaaatgtcagattttatGGAGCAGCAGTTGTTACAGcggctgtggttgtagttgttggtgcagttgttgtagttgcagCTGTcgttgttgtagtagtagcagtagtagtagtagataatGCGTTGAGTAAGATCAAAAGTTGTTGAAGCTGTTGCAGGGTGAGGCTGTTGCTGTTGgtattctgaagaaaaaaaaatcagaaatataCAGCATTACTATTTATAATGATGGAGAGGATGAGTCTGAAGTAGTTTAATCTTTAAGGCGAAGACTCACCTCTCCGGAGGAAGATTCAGAGCTGGAGCGTGCCAAGCGTATATGTGCCCTCtccatctgaaaaaaacaaaaagttacaatttATTGTTGGTTGAATATTAGAAGACCACAGATAGTGTCTTTAGTGTCTTTACCGGAGTAGCCAGAGCCAGGCTCAGGAGGCATCCAAGCACAAGAGCTACCTTCAGCATGGTTTCAGTGATCACACCTGTCGACAAAGATCCAACATATCAATAATCAACAATCAATTCCTAAATCTAAAATCAAGTCAAAATATAAAGCTGAATACCGTCAAGTGTTCCGCAGACTGTCACACAGATGATGGAGGAGGTCGTTGGAATGTTTTTCACATGGTTCAGCTGGTCTTATATACAGTTAGAGCAGCTCATTTCATCTCATTTGCATACAGACCTGTTGGGAAATTGTGATTATTAGGAAATCAGCCACCTCCACATTTCTAGGTGTGGTTAaagaacaaagaaaacagaaaccaGACATGGATATCCAAAGAATGTATTTAATATCTCATATAACATATAATACTATTTacatttatcctcctgagacccagcaatgcatttttgtcctgtgtAGGGGATAAAAGTTTCAcagatttactaaaaaaaaatgctgtccatgcattgcaaaggacattccattaaaaataaataaataaataaatagataaatagataaataaataaataaataaataaatagaaaaaaataattttaaacatgtatctgaaaaaactgatgcattatgcagtttctaatcaagacaattgtttaatataaaaaaaaaaaaaaaaaaactttcattttcctgggtctcaggaggatatatacacacacaacatgtctctaaatcaaatgtaattatactttaaaAGAAGAGTTTCAAAGAAACTAACAGGTAAAATTTACTCTCCACCCTTCAGTATTTCTCAGATTGGGAGTCAGACATGGAATTAACTTGTCTTACTATTACAAATCAAGGGACTAAGTGGTTTAAGGAGGGAAGAGACAACACCCAGCAAAGCACGCTTAACTTTTGCCACCTGAATGTATTAATTATTTGCTGCTTTTAAGTCTACCTCTCaaataattttacattatttttgcaATTAATAaaggatattttcattttttgctttaATATTGTTAATTATTAGTATTTGTCACAGTGCTGCTGTGTTGTTGAGAAAACCAGTCGGACA from Sphaeramia orbicularis chromosome 1, fSphaOr1.1, whole genome shotgun sequence includes these protein-coding regions:
- the LOC115423106 gene encoding ELMO domain-containing protein C-like — encoded protein: MLKVALVLGCLLSLALATPMERAHIRLARSSSESSSGENTNSNSLTLQQLQQLLILLNALSTTTTATTTTTTAATTTTAPTTTTTAAVTTAAP